A window of Sodalis praecaptivus genomic DNA:
CAGACACAACCGATGATTGAGTATGTTGCCCTCAATACGGTATTCCTCCTCCCGGCGGCGCAGGGCGAGCCGATACAGCGTGCCGATTTCGGCGTCGAGTTGCGCGAGATCGCGTTGTGTGGTCTCGGGATCCGTCCCGCATTGATGCGCCAGCTGCGTCAGCGAGCAAGGCGCCGTCGCCGAATACAGCAGCAGCAACAGATGGCTGCGCCTGCCGGAAGCGGACAGCGCGGGCGCCTGTGAAGTGGGCGGACTCATGGGTCGTATAACCTTTTGGTTATCGTAATAGCCTTAATCATAGTCAACCGCCCCCGCTCGTTTACCGGCGTGGCGTTTTTTGTTTTACAGCTTTAAGCCGCGTCACATTTTTCCGCTTGGCCGCGTTAGAATTTCTTTTTTTGGAGTCACTTTTTCCATTCCAGCCTCGCCGCCTCTTTCTCGGCTCGGCCCGTGCGGCCGTGACGCTTGCCGGTCTGGTGAAACCAGGGATGGATCCTCGTCTAAGTTATGTTATTTTATAACATTATCAGGTTGAGGGCATCGAGCGCCCGCCGGGAGAAGGTGTGACAAAAACTAACGATCGCGCGCTGCGGCCGGGGGAATTTCGTTCGTTTCGCGTTTGGCTGAATTTATGGCCGCTAGGGGTTTTTTTAGGGGCGCTGGCGGCGGCGGGGCACGTGATCTGGCTACGCTGGCCGCAGATACTGTTGCAAATGGTCCAGTGGCAAAAGCAACTGCACCAGCACATGGTCGTGCTGTTGCAGGAGGTACAAGGCAATCCACACCATTATGGCGCCACGCTGCTGCTGTTCAGTTTCGTCTATGGCATCCTGCACGCGGTCGGACCGGGCCACGGCAAAGTCGTGATTACTACCTATCTCGCCACCCACCGTTCCCGGCTGCGGCAAAGTTTGCTGATGACGCTGGCCGCCGCCCTGTTACAGGGCTCGATGGCGATAATACTGGTCACCCTGACGCTGAATCTGCTGCGCCTGTCTTCGCGCACGCTTCATCTTGGCCAGTTCTGGCTGGAAAAGGCCAGTTTTGTCCTGGTGGGAGGCCTGGGCCTCTGGCTGTGCTGGCGCGCGCTTAAGCGCTTACAGCGGCTATTGCGGGCTGCTGCGGCACAGGAGAAGGCGCCGGTAGAGCGGGCGACCGCGGCGCCGGATAAGGCGCTGAGCTTACGGGCGGCCGCGGTGCAGGATGAGACGCTGGTCTCCGGGGCTGCTGCGGCACAGGAGAAGGCGCCGGTAATCCGGGCATTGACATCGTTGGACCATCACCATCACGCGGATTGCGGCTGTGGGCACCGCCATTTGCCGCGGGATGAGGAGTTGCGGGCGGCCGACGGCTGGTACGATCGCGCCGCCGTGGTGGTGTCCATGGGACTGCGCCCTTGCTCCGGCGCGGTGTTGGTGCTGCTGTTCGCCAAAGTGATCGGCGTGTATGCCTGGGGCGTCTCGTCCGCGCTGATGATGGCCGCGGGTACGGCGCTGACGCTGTTAGCGCTGGCGCTGCTGGTGTTCTTCGGCCGTAGCATCGCCGAACGGCTGATAACGCCGCGCGCGCCGTCGCTGTGGCGAAATGTGGTATGGACAACGCTGGCGCTCGCCGGCGGGGTGCTATTGGTGGGGGCGGGCGCGCTGCTATATTTCAGCGCGGTGCCGGAGATGGTAAGCGGTATCCGCCCGTTTAGCGTCTGATTACACCACCGCCGCCATGCCGCCGTCGACAAACAGCAGATGACCGTTGACGAAATCGGCGGCGGGGGAGGCGAGGAACACCGCCGCGCCGATCAATTCCTGGGGGTCTCCCCAGCGCCCGGCGGGCGTCCGCTGGAATAACCAGGTGTTGAACGCGTCGTCCTGCGCCAGCGAGGTGGTCATTTCGGTTTTGAAATAGCCTGGCGCGATACCGTTGACCTGGATATTGTAGGGCGCAAGTTCGGCGCACATCCCACGGGTCAGCATTTTGACCGCCCCTTTCGCGGCGGCGTAAGGGGTAATGTTGGGTCGGGCAAGCTCGCTTTGCATCGAGCCGATGTTGATGATTTTGCCTCGGCGGCGCGTCACCATCCGCTTTGCCACCTGTTGAGAAACCAGAAATACCGC
This region includes:
- the idnO gene encoding gluconate 5-dehydrogenase; the encoded protein is MHDLFDLTGKRALITGGARGIGYLLASGLGRYGASVIVTATTTANAERAAEQLRAEGLDALGVCFDITDGAEVSRAIEKLEQCQGPIDILINNAGIQRRHPLLSFPEADWDEIINVNQKAVFLVSQQVAKRMVTRRRGKIINIGSMQSELARPNITPYAAAKGAVKMLTRGMCAELAPYNIQVNGIAPGYFKTEMTTSLAQDDAFNTWLFQRTPAGRWGDPQELIGAAVFLASPAADFVNGHLLFVDGGMAAVV
- a CDS encoding nickel/cobalt transporter, producing the protein MTKTNDRALRPGEFRSFRVWLNLWPLGVFLGALAAAGHVIWLRWPQILLQMVQWQKQLHQHMVVLLQEVQGNPHHYGATLLLFSFVYGILHAVGPGHGKVVITTYLATHRSRLRQSLLMTLAAALLQGSMAIILVTLTLNLLRLSSRTLHLGQFWLEKASFVLVGGLGLWLCWRALKRLQRLLRAAAAQEKAPVERATAAPDKALSLRAAAVQDETLVSGAAAAQEKAPVIRALTSLDHHHHADCGCGHRHLPRDEELRAADGWYDRAAVVVSMGLRPCSGAVLVLLFAKVIGVYAWGVSSALMMAAGTALTLLALALLVFFGRSIAERLITPRAPSLWRNVVWTTLALAGGVLLVGAGALLYFSAVPEMVSGIRPFSV